From one Dermacentor andersoni chromosome 1, qqDerAnde1_hic_scaffold, whole genome shotgun sequence genomic stretch:
- the LOC126548067 gene encoding uncharacterized protein, with amino-acid sequence MCRMQTGWNDFFAREPWALKGGGAGGKNRCIKRPPVSAQVVSLPAEPVASPTMRSLIAIVFFALVATAFAGYFGGYGGYGGYGGLGGYGGYGGYGGYGGYGGYGGYGGYGGYGGYGGYGGHGYGYPVGRAFAYHTHIKHGYGGYGLGGFGYGHGYHG; translated from the exons ATGTGCAGAATGCAGACCGGCTGGAACGACTTCTTTGCGAGGGAACCCTGGGCCCTGAAGGGAGGCGGTGCCGGGGGAAAAAACCGCTGTATAAAAAGGCCTCCGGTGAGTGCTCAAGTTGTGTCACTGCCAGCAGAGCCAGTAGCAAGCCCAACCATGAGGTCCCTG ATCGCCATCGTCTTCTTCGCCCTCGTTGCCACCGCATTTGCCGGATACTTTGGAGGCTACGGCGGTTACGGCGGATATGGCGGATTGGGTGGCTACGGTGGATACGGCGGCTACGGAGGGTATGGCGGCTACGGCGGCTACGGCGGCTATGGCGGCTATGGCGGCTACGGCGGCTATGGCGGCTACGGTGGACACGGATACGGCTACCCAGTCGGCCGCGCGTTCGCCTACCACACGCATATCAAGCACGGATACGGCGGATACGGACTCGGTGGATTTGGTTACGGACACGGATACCACGGCTGA